One segment of Alnus glutinosa chromosome 2, dhAlnGlut1.1, whole genome shotgun sequence DNA contains the following:
- the LOC133861254 gene encoding indole-3-glycerol phosphate synthase, chloroplastic-like isoform X1: protein MEGLVSLRATIPPITHRPNKFSPRNSIPGITMNFRTRKSVPFASSSIRAQQLESEDSSATDAPVTVPEENALKIKEWEVGMFQDEVAASQGIRIRRRPSTGPPLHYVGPFEFRLQNEGNTPRNILEEIIWHKDKEVSKFREKRSLSVLNKELENAPPTRDFIGALKAANLRTGLPGLIAEVKKASPSRGILREDFDPVEIAQAYERGGAACLSVLTDEKYFKGSFENLELIRNAGVKCPLLCKEFVVDAWQIYNARAKGADAILLIAAVLPDLDIKYLSKICKLLGLAVLVEVHDEREMDRVLAIDGIELIGINNRNLETFEVDISNTKKLLEGERGQRIREKDIIVVGESGLFTPDDIAFVQDAGVRAVLVGESIVKQSDPGKGITGLFGKDISS, encoded by the exons atggaggGTTTGGTTTCTCTGAGAGCAACAATTCCACCTATCACTCACAGACCCAACAAATTCTCTCCCAGAAATTCAATTCCAGGAATCACAATGAATTTTCGTACAAGGAAATCGGTCCCTTTTGCTTCTTCCTCCATTAGAGCTCAACAG CTAGAGTCCGAGGATAGTTCTGCCACAGATGCACCAGTAACTGTACCTGAAGAAAATGCTCTTAAAATCAAGGAGTGGGAAGTGGGAATGTTCCAAGATGAAGTAGCTGCTAGCCAGGGTATAAGAATTAGGAGGAGACCGTCGACTGGGCCCCCTTTGCACTATGTTGGACCCTTTGAGTTCCGGCTGCAGAATGAGGGGAATACTCCCCGCAACATTTTAGAGGAAATCATTTGGCACAAGGACAAGGAAGTCTCAAAA TTTAGAGAGAAAAGATCTCTCTCAGTACTGAACAAAGAACTTGAGAATGCTCCTCCTACTAGAGATTTCATTGGAGCTCTTAAAGCAGCAAATCTGCGAACAGGACTGCCTGGATTGATTGCTGAAGTGAAAAAGGCTTCTCCAAGCAGAGGAATTCTAAGAGAGGATTTTGATCCA GTTGAAATCGCCCAAGCTTATGAGCGAGGTGGAGCggcatgtctcagtgttttgacaGATGAAAAGTATTTCAAG GGAAGCTTTGAAAATCTGGAGTTAATCAGGAATGCTGGAGTAAAG TGCCCTCTATTGTGcaaagaatttgttgtagatgCATGGCAGATCTACAATGCTCGAGCAAAAGGCGCAGATGCCATTCTTTTAATTGCTGCTGTTTTGCCAGATCTTGACATCAAATACCTGAGTAAGATCTGCAAGTTGCTTGGTTTGGCAGTACTTGTTGAG GTGCACGATGAGAGAGAAATGGATCGTGTTCTTGCAATAGATGGGATTGAGCTTATTGGCATCAACAACCGCAACCTCG AAACATTTGAGGTTGATATAAGTAATACAAAGAAGCTTCTTGAAGGAGAGCGTGGTCAAAGGATACGTGAAAAAGACATAATT GTAGTTGGGGAATCTGGGTTGTTTACTCCCGATGATATAGCTTTTGTTCAAGACGCTGGTGTTAGGGCG GTTTTGGTTGGAGAGTCGATTGTGAAACAGAGTGACCCCGGGAAGGGAATAACTGGACTTTTTGGCAAAGATATTTCATCATGA
- the LOC133861254 gene encoding indole-3-glycerol phosphate synthase, chloroplastic-like isoform X2 produces MEGLVSLRATLPSFAHRPNQLSVRRSIPMDLHMRNSGPFASSSIRAQQLESEDSSATDAPVTVPEENALKIKEWEVGMFQDEVAASQGIRIRRRPSTGPPLHYVGPFEFRLQNEGNTPRNILEEIIWHKDKEVSKFREKRSLSVLNKELENAPPTRDFIGALKAANLRTGLPGLIAEVKKASPSRGILREDFDPVEIAQAYERGGAACLSVLTDEKYFKGSFENLELIRNAGVKCPLLCKEFVVDAWQIYNARAKGADAILLIAAVLPDLDIKYLSKICKLLGLAVLVEVHDEREMDRVLAIDGIELIGINNRNLETFEVDISNTKKLLEGERGQRIREKDIIVVGESGLFTPDDIAFVQDAGVRAVLVGESIVKQSDPGKGITGLFGKDISS; encoded by the exons ATGGAGGGTTTGGTTTCTCTGAGAGCAACGCTTCCGTCTTTCGCTCACAGACCAAACCAGTTATCTGTCAGGAGGTCCATTCCAATGGACTTGCATATGCGAAACTCGGGTCCTTTTGCTTCTTCCTCAATTAGGGCTCAACAG CTAGAGTCCGAGGATAGTTCTGCCACAGATGCACCAGTAACTGTACCTGAAGAAAATGCTCTTAAAATCAAGGAGTGGGAAGTGGGAATGTTCCAAGATGAAGTAGCTGCTAGCCAGGGTATAAGAATTAGGAGGAGACCGTCGACTGGGCCCCCTTTGCACTATGTTGGACCCTTTGAGTTCCGGCTGCAGAATGAGGGGAATACTCCCCGCAACATTTTAGAGGAAATCATTTGGCACAAGGACAAGGAAGTCTCAAAA TTTAGAGAGAAAAGATCTCTCTCAGTACTGAACAAAGAACTTGAGAATGCTCCTCCTACTAGAGATTTCATTGGAGCTCTTAAAGCAGCAAATCTGCGAACAGGACTGCCTGGATTGATTGCTGAAGTGAAAAAGGCTTCTCCAAGCAGAGGAATTCTAAGAGAGGATTTTGATCCA GTTGAAATCGCCCAAGCTTATGAGCGAGGTGGAGCggcatgtctcagtgttttgacaGATGAAAAGTATTTCAAG GGAAGCTTTGAAAATCTGGAGTTAATCAGGAATGCTGGAGTAAAG TGCCCTCTATTGTGcaaagaatttgttgtagatgCATGGCAGATCTACAATGCTCGAGCAAAAGGCGCAGATGCCATTCTTTTAATTGCTGCTGTTTTGCCAGATCTTGACATCAAATACCTGAGTAAGATCTGCAAGTTGCTTGGTTTGGCAGTACTTGTTGAG GTGCACGATGAGAGAGAAATGGATCGTGTTCTTGCAATAGATGGGATTGAGCTTATTGGCATCAACAACCGCAACCTCG AAACATTTGAGGTTGATATAAGTAATACAAAGAAGCTTCTTGAAGGAGAGCGTGGTCAAAGGATACGTGAAAAAGACATAATT GTAGTTGGGGAATCTGGGTTGTTTACTCCCGATGATATAGCTTTTGTTCAAGACGCTGGTGTTAGGGCG GTTTTGGTTGGAGAGTCGATTGTGAAACAGAGTGACCCCGGGAAGGGAATAACTGGACTTTTTGGCAAAGATATTTCATCATGA
- the LOC133861253 gene encoding uncharacterized protein LOC133861253 isoform X1 — protein MSSESVLEFRSAGDDAWYSARVGLEGEVLRVKYLGFSEDDDEVFRASDFKSRREVDEFKDRFRAVSVQVQDSDCSEVVTGDRVCASFSFHDNDVRFYDAVVDGVERREHAQKQGGEEECSCVFILSWLHGPNAENLTATAIENICQVQSTAPIDPKVTSFLEVARERFIINREPALISKAGGSSNNKRKLSYFDLLKREKGRAKRTRAGITACPYEAGRIDSHLERTIQDTDIGGLGNHYVILLENLDKGLSPLSVAEFIHRETSISPQVYVFPNLTSAPSTQGALVLDCEMKFLKLSDFLDNSNHIIMSSRERPWVIIEKMSGHNALRASMWIQAVTSQIKLQQGSIGSNELRVVHSGSEEYERAKLLKDLFEEFFNHRKGLQKRLDLDVGKIMLLYPNRCSASC, from the exons ATGTCGTCGGAGAGTGTCCTAGAGTTCCGGTCTGCGGGGGACGACGCGTGGTACAGCGCGAGAGTGGGGTTGGAAGGCGAGGTATTAAGGGTGAAGTACTTGGGGTTCTCGGAGGACGACGACGAAGTGTTCAGAGCGAGCGACTTCAAGAGCAGGAGGGAGGTGGACGAATTCAAGGACCGCTTCAGAGCGGTGTCCGTACAGGTGCAGGACTCCGACTGCTCGGAGGTCGTCACGGGCGACCGGGTCTGCGCCTCCTTCTCCTTTCATGACAACGACGTCCGCTTCTACGACGCCGTCGTCGATGGG GTGGAGCGTCGTGAACATGCTCAGAAACAGGGAGGAGAAGAAGAGTGTTCATGCGTCTTCATCCTTTCCTGGCTACATGGACCAAATGCTGAGAACTTGACCGCTACAGCTATTGAAAACATTTGTCAAGTCCAGTCAACTGCACCAATAGATCCCAAGGTGACTTCTTTTCTGGAAGTAGCCCGGGAGAGATTTATAATCAATAGGGAACCTGCTTTGATTTCTAAAGCTGGCGGTAGCTCAAACAATAAGCGGAAGCTGAGTTATTTTGACCTTCTTAAACGG GAAAAAGGACGTGCCAAGCGGACCCGGGCCGGGATTACAGCATGCCCATATGAAG CAGGGAGGATTGACAGTCATCTGGAAAGGACTATACAAGATACAGATATTGGGGGGCTAGGAAACCATTATGTGATACTGCTTGAGAATCTGGATAAAGGCTTATCTCCCTTATCGGTTGCAGAGTTCATACATAGAGAAACTTCCATATCACCTCAAGTCTATGTTTTCCCCAATTTGACTTCAGCGCCATCAACACAGGGAGCCCTTGTGTTAGATTGTGAAATGAAATTTCTAAAGCTAAGTGATTTTCTGGATAATTCCAACCACATCATCATGTCCTCAAGAGAAAG GCCATGGGTGATAATTGAGAAAATGTCAGGGCATAATGCCCTAAGAGCGTCAATGTGGATCCAGGCGGTTACCTCTCAG ATAAAATTACAGCAAGGGAGCATTGGAAGTAACGAGTTAAGGGTTGTCCATTCTGGAAGTGAAGAGTACGAGAGAGCTAAACTGCTTAAGGATTTATTTGAGGAATTTTTTAATCATCGAAAGGGACTTCAGAAGAGGCTAGATTTGGATGTTGGAAAGATCATGCTGTTATATCCTAATAGATGCTCTGCTTCTTGTTGA
- the LOC133861253 gene encoding uncharacterized protein LOC133861253 isoform X2 has product MSSESVLEFRSAGDDAWYSARVGLEGEVLRVKYLGFSEDDDEVFRASDFKSRREVDEFKDRFRAVSVQVQDSDCSEVVTGDRVCASFSFHDNDVRFYDAVVDGVERREHAQKQGGEEECSCVFILSWLHGPNAENLTATAIENICQVQSTAPIDPKVTSFLEVARERFIINREPALISKAGGSSNNKRKLSYFDLLKREKGRAKRTRAGITACPYEGRIDSHLERTIQDTDIGGLGNHYVILLENLDKGLSPLSVAEFIHRETSISPQVYVFPNLTSAPSTQGALVLDCEMKFLKLSDFLDNSNHIIMSSRERPWVIIEKMSGHNALRASMWIQAVTSQIKLQQGSIGSNELRVVHSGSEEYERAKLLKDLFEEFFNHRKGLQKRLDLDVGKIMLLYPNRCSASC; this is encoded by the exons ATGTCGTCGGAGAGTGTCCTAGAGTTCCGGTCTGCGGGGGACGACGCGTGGTACAGCGCGAGAGTGGGGTTGGAAGGCGAGGTATTAAGGGTGAAGTACTTGGGGTTCTCGGAGGACGACGACGAAGTGTTCAGAGCGAGCGACTTCAAGAGCAGGAGGGAGGTGGACGAATTCAAGGACCGCTTCAGAGCGGTGTCCGTACAGGTGCAGGACTCCGACTGCTCGGAGGTCGTCACGGGCGACCGGGTCTGCGCCTCCTTCTCCTTTCATGACAACGACGTCCGCTTCTACGACGCCGTCGTCGATGGG GTGGAGCGTCGTGAACATGCTCAGAAACAGGGAGGAGAAGAAGAGTGTTCATGCGTCTTCATCCTTTCCTGGCTACATGGACCAAATGCTGAGAACTTGACCGCTACAGCTATTGAAAACATTTGTCAAGTCCAGTCAACTGCACCAATAGATCCCAAGGTGACTTCTTTTCTGGAAGTAGCCCGGGAGAGATTTATAATCAATAGGGAACCTGCTTTGATTTCTAAAGCTGGCGGTAGCTCAAACAATAAGCGGAAGCTGAGTTATTTTGACCTTCTTAAACGG GAAAAAGGACGTGCCAAGCGGACCCGGGCCGGGATTACAGCATGCCCATATGAAG GGAGGATTGACAGTCATCTGGAAAGGACTATACAAGATACAGATATTGGGGGGCTAGGAAACCATTATGTGATACTGCTTGAGAATCTGGATAAAGGCTTATCTCCCTTATCGGTTGCAGAGTTCATACATAGAGAAACTTCCATATCACCTCAAGTCTATGTTTTCCCCAATTTGACTTCAGCGCCATCAACACAGGGAGCCCTTGTGTTAGATTGTGAAATGAAATTTCTAAAGCTAAGTGATTTTCTGGATAATTCCAACCACATCATCATGTCCTCAAGAGAAAG GCCATGGGTGATAATTGAGAAAATGTCAGGGCATAATGCCCTAAGAGCGTCAATGTGGATCCAGGCGGTTACCTCTCAG ATAAAATTACAGCAAGGGAGCATTGGAAGTAACGAGTTAAGGGTTGTCCATTCTGGAAGTGAAGAGTACGAGAGAGCTAAACTGCTTAAGGATTTATTTGAGGAATTTTTTAATCATCGAAAGGGACTTCAGAAGAGGCTAGATTTGGATGTTGGAAAGATCATGCTGTTATATCCTAATAGATGCTCTGCTTCTTGTTGA